From a region of the Polyangium spumosum genome:
- a CDS encoding BatD family protein yields the protein MRAGAIAAFVAAEITLVAAANVAHAEPQVTTRVSARRVEVGEPFSVNLSALVPPGEPMPSDPRLAPPRGATIQGGPSVGTSMVSINGHTRLGIDASWQLVSNAPGRVKIPAPSVLWSGKRFSGQAVEVEIVPSTGRSRRSHNPFLMPGGPGLFGGLFGGHDPFDDDDDDDEPQAAQDEKLELKTAPDPYVFVHARADKKEAVVGEQVTVSFYVYQRVNVEMAPARDASMTDFIRMSMITTPGFEPPFRAKAGGRTYLARLIDRVALFPVRAGDLHIGPMTIKFSGQRVGRLVERSSEDIVVRVTEPPRANRPPGYVLGDVGRFSLSATVEPRKLTQGGSIAVTVQVKGNGNFPQTLNVPARTGVEWLDPEKRESIGPQGGIIAGYRSFGYVVRIQEPGEVDLGKIDLPYWDPASKRYDVASVTLGKVDVAPSAAPDPSASPSASPSAAPASPKGDADPFATLPSPRVTLGAFAAPSPPLFDGASLYVAIAAPPLAYGLLAAAAAGARRLRSRRAAGASSPSRLANVALDEADVARGQGDTKALSAAVERAVHHAIKAATDLESRGILLADLARELEDAGVPEDLAARTRSLLDEASALRFDPGATAASLSEFATRGRALVRELLALSGGARG from the coding sequence GTGAGGGCCGGGGCGATCGCGGCCTTCGTGGCCGCGGAGATCACGCTCGTCGCCGCGGCGAACGTCGCGCACGCCGAGCCGCAGGTCACGACCCGCGTGAGCGCGCGCAGGGTCGAGGTCGGCGAGCCCTTTTCGGTGAACCTCTCCGCGCTCGTCCCGCCCGGCGAGCCCATGCCGAGTGATCCGCGGCTCGCGCCTCCGCGAGGCGCCACCATCCAGGGCGGCCCGTCCGTCGGCACCTCGATGGTCTCGATCAACGGCCATACGCGCCTCGGCATCGACGCGAGCTGGCAGCTCGTCTCGAACGCCCCCGGCCGCGTGAAGATCCCCGCGCCGAGCGTGCTCTGGTCGGGCAAACGTTTCTCGGGGCAAGCGGTCGAGGTCGAGATCGTCCCCTCGACCGGACGATCCCGCAGAAGCCACAACCCCTTCCTCATGCCGGGCGGCCCTGGCCTCTTCGGGGGGCTCTTCGGCGGCCACGATCCGTTCGACGACGATGACGACGACGACGAGCCGCAAGCCGCGCAAGACGAGAAGCTCGAGCTCAAGACCGCGCCCGATCCCTACGTGTTCGTCCACGCGCGCGCCGACAAAAAAGAGGCCGTCGTCGGCGAACAGGTGACGGTCTCGTTTTACGTCTACCAGCGCGTCAACGTGGAGATGGCGCCGGCGCGGGACGCGTCGATGACCGACTTCATCCGCATGTCGATGATCACGACGCCCGGCTTCGAGCCGCCTTTCCGCGCCAAGGCAGGCGGCAGGACGTACCTGGCGCGCCTCATCGATCGCGTGGCGCTCTTCCCGGTCCGCGCGGGTGATCTGCACATCGGTCCCATGACCATCAAGTTCTCGGGGCAACGCGTCGGCCGCCTGGTCGAGCGGTCGAGCGAGGACATCGTCGTCCGCGTGACCGAGCCGCCGCGCGCGAATCGCCCGCCGGGTTACGTGCTCGGCGACGTCGGCCGCTTCTCCCTCTCGGCCACCGTCGAGCCGCGCAAGCTCACGCAAGGTGGCTCGATCGCGGTCACCGTGCAGGTGAAGGGCAACGGCAACTTCCCGCAGACGCTCAACGTGCCTGCGCGCACGGGCGTCGAGTGGCTCGATCCCGAGAAGCGCGAGTCCATCGGCCCGCAAGGCGGGATCATCGCGGGCTACCGCTCGTTCGGTTACGTCGTGCGCATCCAGGAGCCGGGCGAGGTCGATCTCGGCAAGATCGATCTGCCGTACTGGGATCCTGCCTCGAAGCGGTACGACGTCGCGAGCGTCACGCTCGGCAAGGTCGACGTCGCGCCTTCCGCCGCGCCCGATCCTTCCGCTTCGCCCAGCGCCTCCCCGAGCGCCGCCCCTGCCTCTCCGAAGGGTGACGCCGATCCCTTCGCGACCTTGCCCTCCCCGCGCGTCACGCTCGGCGCCTTCGCCGCGCCCTCGCCGCCCCTCTTCGACGGCGCGAGCCTCTACGTCGCGATCGCCGCGCCTCCCCTCGCGTACGGCCTGCTCGCCGCCGCGGCCGCGGGCGCGCGCCGCCTCCGATCCCGCAGGGCCGCGGGCGCCTCCTCGCCTTCGCGCCTCGCGAACGTCGCGCTCGACGAGGCTGACGTCGCGCGCGGGCAGGGCGACACGAAGGCGCTCTCGGCCGCCGTCGAGCGCGCCGTCCACCACGCCATCAAGGCCGCGACGGACCTCGAGTCGCGCGGCATCCTGCTCGCCGATCTCGCGCGCGAGCTCGAAGACGCGGGCGTGCCGGAGGATCTCGCGGCGCGTACGCGAAGCCTGCTCGACGAGGCCTCGGCGCTCCGCTTCGATCCGGGCGCCACCGCGGCGAGCTTGTCGGAGTTCGCCACGCGTGGACGCGCGCTCGTGCGCGAGCTCCTCGCGCTCTCCGGGGGTGCGCGGGGATGA
- a CDS encoding alpha/beta fold hydrolase: MSLAFTAACTGGGDTGLAGGTITGPAGSGASGPGGGGQGGGGQGGGGQGGGSGGEGGIGGGGQGGMGQGGMGGGAPMAVLDPNKDGPYTFAEVDDNQWKAPTGDTVPMHAAYPTAGPSSGPYPVVVVAHGFQLPASQYYGYLERLASFGYVAVTADYPTSFAGTNNTEATQNIISALDWVASRPELKGDTANAGATGHSLGGKLAVYAAKIDARFKATIVLDPVDGAPGNPLDPNPDCNPPACIDVSNELPITKPTGFLGETLDSTGGGFGQACAPAEHNFLTFYAKTTAPSLAVTVNGANHMSFLDDVSSCGFTCSVCKMATLPNATVNALSKAYVTAFYERYLRGNAGYDTYLTGAEAKTRYVDPGTITIQSK; encoded by the coding sequence GTGAGCCTCGCCTTCACGGCGGCTTGCACGGGTGGCGGAGACACTGGCCTCGCGGGAGGGACGATCACCGGGCCTGCGGGCAGCGGCGCGTCCGGTCCGGGCGGCGGCGGCCAAGGCGGCGGCGGCCAAGGCGGCGGCGGCCAAGGCGGAGGTAGCGGCGGCGAAGGTGGCATCGGCGGCGGCGGCCAAGGCGGGATGGGCCAGGGCGGCATGGGCGGCGGCGCGCCGATGGCCGTGCTCGATCCGAACAAGGACGGGCCATACACGTTCGCCGAGGTCGACGACAACCAGTGGAAGGCGCCGACCGGCGACACGGTGCCGATGCACGCGGCGTATCCGACGGCGGGCCCTTCGAGCGGGCCGTATCCGGTCGTCGTCGTGGCGCACGGCTTCCAGCTCCCGGCGAGCCAGTATTACGGCTACCTCGAGCGCCTCGCGAGCTTCGGCTACGTCGCCGTCACGGCCGACTATCCGACCTCGTTCGCCGGCACCAACAACACCGAGGCCACGCAGAACATCATCAGCGCCCTCGACTGGGTCGCGTCGAGGCCCGAGCTGAAAGGCGACACGGCGAACGCCGGCGCCACGGGGCACTCGCTCGGCGGCAAGCTCGCGGTCTACGCGGCGAAGATCGACGCGCGCTTCAAGGCGACGATCGTGCTCGATCCTGTCGACGGCGCGCCGGGCAACCCGCTCGACCCGAACCCGGACTGCAACCCGCCGGCTTGTATCGACGTGAGTAACGAGCTGCCGATCACCAAGCCCACGGGTTTCCTCGGCGAGACGCTCGACAGCACGGGAGGCGGCTTCGGGCAGGCGTGCGCGCCGGCGGAGCACAACTTCCTCACGTTCTACGCGAAGACCACGGCGCCGAGCCTCGCCGTCACGGTGAACGGCGCCAACCACATGAGCTTCCTCGACGACGTCTCGAGCTGCGGCTTCACCTGCAGCGTCTGCAAGATGGCCACCCTCCCGAACGCGACCGTCAACGCCCTCTCCAAGGCCTACGTCACCGCGTTTTACGAGCGCTACCTGCGCGGCAACGCGGGCTACGACACCTACCTCACGGGCGCCGAAGCCAAGACCCGCTACGTCGATCCGGGCACGATCACCATCCAGTCGAAGTGA
- a CDS encoding universal stress protein, whose protein sequence is MHRILVGLDASPRSKDVLDAAIDLARKTGSKLILMRAIGIPVEIPPEAYALPPGSLEGLLEQEALRYVGKEIERVPEELRGPVKVAVGTPWQAICQAAKEENVDLIVIGSHGYQGIDRLIGTTAAKVVNHADRSVLVVRHPELLAG, encoded by the coding sequence ATGCACCGGATTCTGGTTGGCCTCGATGCTTCCCCGCGGTCGAAGGACGTGCTCGACGCGGCGATCGATCTCGCGCGAAAGACGGGCAGCAAGCTCATCCTGATGCGCGCGATCGGGATCCCCGTGGAGATCCCGCCGGAGGCGTATGCCTTGCCGCCGGGCTCGCTCGAGGGGCTGCTGGAGCAAGAAGCGCTGCGGTACGTGGGCAAGGAGATCGAGCGCGTGCCCGAGGAGCTGCGGGGGCCGGTGAAGGTGGCCGTCGGGACGCCGTGGCAGGCGATCTGCCAGGCGGCGAAGGAGGAGAACGTGGACCTCATCGTGATCGGGTCCCACGGCTATCAGGGGATCGACCGGCTGATCGGGACGACGGCGGCGAAGGTCGTGAACCACGCGGACCGATCGGTGCTCGTCGTCCGTCACCCGGAGCTGCTCGCGGGTTGA
- a CDS encoding GGDEF domain-containing protein, with protein sequence MRRPRIPESWPRRRVWPVLGALLALGAPLGLLVLRALVARRAPTPTFLLAQIEADPLTLGYLGLGTLVVFVLLGRRLGAREDLLAATSMKDPLTGLSNRRHLDARLAEEIARLARHEGSVAFLLLDVDHLKQINDRGGHEAGDAALTAVAEALRRTCRVMDLPARYGGDEFAVLLPATTASQGLELAERIRAALRDMPGAPTVSIGIADLDAVLAPRPLALFEAADAALYAAKNAGRDRVILAPSRPASFGEGAAG encoded by the coding sequence ATGCGAAGGCCGCGTATCCCCGAGAGCTGGCCCCGCCGGCGGGTGTGGCCCGTCCTCGGCGCCCTGCTCGCGCTCGGCGCGCCCCTCGGCCTGCTCGTGCTCCGCGCCCTCGTCGCGCGGCGAGCGCCCACCCCGACCTTCCTCCTCGCGCAGATCGAGGCCGACCCCCTCACGCTCGGCTACCTCGGCCTCGGCACGCTCGTGGTGTTTGTCCTGCTCGGCCGTCGCCTCGGCGCGCGTGAGGACCTGCTCGCCGCCACCTCCATGAAGGATCCGCTGACGGGCCTTTCGAACCGCCGCCACCTCGACGCCCGCCTCGCCGAGGAGATCGCGCGCCTCGCGCGGCACGAGGGCTCCGTGGCCTTCCTCCTGCTCGACGTCGACCACCTCAAGCAGATCAACGACCGCGGCGGCCACGAGGCCGGCGACGCCGCGCTCACCGCGGTCGCCGAGGCCTTGCGCCGCACCTGCCGCGTGATGGACCTGCCCGCACGTTACGGCGGCGACGAGTTCGCCGTGCTCCTGCCCGCGACGACGGCCTCGCAGGGCCTCGAGCTCGCCGAGCGGATCCGCGCCGCCCTGCGCGACATGCCTGGCGCGCCGACCGTGTCCATTGGCATCGCCGACCTCGATGCCGTCCTCGCGCCTCGCCCGCTCGCGCTCTTCGAGGCCGCCGACGCGGCGCTCTACGCGGCGAAAAACGCCGGGCGGGATCGCGTGATCCTCGCGCCGTCCCGGCCGGCCTCGTTTGGCGAGGGGGCCGCGGGCTGA
- a CDS encoding phospholipase D-like domain-containing protein — protein sequence MSRGDSSLPLAPSVDAIPSIDALPPPTTLLRTPAFCDMVVGSHRLRLLQDGAQAFPAMLEAIAHARSTLCLETYILRDDHVGQTFACALAERARAGVEVNLLYDAWGSSVSSEYVEGLREAGARVVAFRPVLHALQNRKLLRHVVRRNHRKSLIVDSQIAFTGGINLCDDYAPRDLGGALPWRDTHLALEGPAAMELQYYFLRTWKKAKGPALDEPLYSLASRRPDPRVRVITSDVHRGRAGIRDAYRAAIKKATRRIWITNAYFLPSLGFLHALSEAAKRGVDVRIMVPGTTDVPAVLHASRSIYGRLLEAGARLYEWKGRVLHAKTAVIDGYWSTVGSSNLDMQSLRQNLEANALVEDERFGLAMEAMFLSDVPHCEEVTASRWEKRPPWERAASWAAYLFRDWL from the coding sequence TTGAGCCGAGGAGACAGCAGCCTGCCGCTTGCTCCGAGTGTCGACGCCATCCCCTCGATCGACGCCCTCCCGCCGCCCACGACGCTCCTTCGCACGCCGGCCTTCTGCGACATGGTCGTCGGCTCGCACCGGCTGCGCCTGCTCCAGGACGGCGCGCAGGCCTTCCCTGCGATGCTCGAGGCCATCGCGCACGCCCGCTCCACCCTTTGCCTCGAGACGTACATCCTTCGCGACGACCACGTCGGACAGACCTTCGCGTGCGCCCTCGCCGAGCGCGCGCGCGCGGGCGTCGAGGTCAACCTGCTCTACGACGCCTGGGGCTCGTCGGTCTCGAGCGAATACGTCGAGGGCTTGCGCGAGGCGGGCGCGCGGGTCGTCGCGTTCCGCCCCGTCCTCCACGCGCTCCAGAACCGGAAGCTCTTGCGGCACGTGGTCCGGCGCAACCACCGCAAATCGTTGATCGTGGACTCGCAGATCGCGTTCACGGGCGGGATCAACCTCTGCGACGATTACGCGCCGCGCGACCTCGGCGGCGCCCTTCCCTGGCGCGACACGCACCTCGCGCTCGAGGGCCCTGCGGCCATGGAGCTTCAATATTACTTTTTGCGCACGTGGAAGAAGGCCAAGGGCCCGGCCCTCGACGAGCCCCTCTACAGCCTGGCGAGCCGCCGCCCCGATCCACGCGTCCGTGTGATCACGAGCGACGTGCACCGCGGCCGCGCGGGCATCCGCGACGCGTATCGCGCGGCCATCAAAAAGGCCACGCGTCGCATCTGGATCACGAACGCGTATTTCCTCCCCTCCCTCGGCTTCTTGCACGCGCTGAGCGAGGCGGCGAAGCGCGGCGTCGACGTGCGGATCATGGTCCCCGGCACGACGGACGTGCCCGCGGTCCTGCACGCGTCGCGTTCGATTTATGGCCGCCTTCTCGAGGCGGGGGCGCGGCTCTACGAATGGAAGGGCCGCGTGTTACACGCGAAGACGGCGGTGATCGACGGATACTGGTCGACGGTGGGCTCGAGCAACCTCGACATGCAATCGCTGCGGCAGAACCTCGAGGCGAACGCGCTCGTCGAGGACGAGCGCTTCGGCCTGGCGATGGAGGCGATGTTCCTCTCGGACGTGCCCCATTGCGAGGAGGTCACGGCGTCACGCTGGGAGAAGCGTCCGCCGTGGGAGCGCGCGGCGTCGTGGGCGGCGTATCTGTTTCGGGATTGGTTGTGA